The following proteins are encoded in a genomic region of Bacteroidales bacterium:
- a CDS encoding peptidylprolyl isomerase: MIKKVKLVLAVLLINAFAFSQSNSIDEIVAIVGQKIILKSDVETQMLQYKSRGETFSGNLRCHVFEELLYQALLVNQAKVDSIEVSDIQVEGELDRRMMIFEEQMGGRAEMEDYFNKPYSEIKNYFRDIVQDQMMSQQMQSQITQDIRVTPEEVKKFYKGIPKDSLPLVESEIEIAQVVIHPKIKDKQIEKLKETLQEYIDRVNKGEDFSFLASLYSDDVASAENDGDLGWVRRGDLVSEFAAAAFELEKEGELSGIIKTEFGYHVIQFIERKGERIHIRHILKIPKPLTSEKRKAKSSLDSIADNIRNGNISFEEAALRYSTDEDSNKSGGILINPYTGTSAFESSQLDPATNYILKQMKIGEVSNPFESYSMKGKPEIKIIKLVNKTEPHIASFETDYQLISDMAKEKKKEEIVSKWIQKSQKSTYFMIDVEYHDCKFKYKGWLSVQ, translated from the coding sequence ATGATAAAAAAAGTAAAATTAGTATTAGCTGTTTTGTTAATAAATGCCTTTGCATTTTCACAAAGCAATTCAATTGATGAGATTGTTGCAATAGTAGGGCAAAAGATTATTTTAAAATCAGATGTAGAGACTCAAATGCTGCAATATAAATCGAGAGGGGAAACCTTTTCCGGAAATTTGAGATGTCATGTTTTTGAAGAATTATTATATCAAGCCTTGTTAGTTAATCAAGCAAAAGTTGACAGTATTGAGGTTTCTGATATTCAAGTAGAGGGAGAATTAGACAGAAGGATGATGATATTTGAAGAGCAAATGGGGGGAAGAGCTGAAATGGAAGACTATTTTAATAAGCCTTACAGCGAAATTAAAAATTATTTCAGAGATATTGTTCAAGATCAAATGATGTCTCAACAAATGCAATCTCAGATTACGCAAGATATTAGAGTTACTCCTGAGGAAGTAAAAAAGTTTTATAAAGGAATTCCGAAAGACAGTTTGCCCTTGGTTGAATCTGAAATTGAAATAGCACAAGTTGTAATTCATCCGAAAATTAAAGATAAGCAAATTGAAAAATTAAAAGAAACACTACAAGAATATATTGACAGAGTTAATAAGGGCGAAGATTTTTCTTTTCTGGCAAGTTTATATTCTGATGATGTTGCTTCCGCCGAAAATGACGGTGATCTTGGTTGGGTAAGAAGAGGAGACCTCGTATCTGAATTTGCTGCTGCAGCTTTTGAATTAGAGAAAGAAGGTGAATTATCAGGAATTATAAAAACAGAATTCGGGTATCATGTCATACAATTTATTGAACGTAAAGGAGAACGGATACACATCAGACACATTTTAAAGATACCAAAACCTTTGACTTCTGAAAAACGAAAAGCAAAATCAAGTCTTGACAGTATTGCCGATAATATCAGAAACGGAAATATAAGTTTTGAAGAAGCAGCTTTAAGATATTCAACAGATGAAGATTCAAATAAAAGCGGTGGTATTTTAATAAATCCTTACACAGGAACTTCTGCTTTTGAGAGTAGTCAATTGGACCCTGCTACAAATTATATTTTAAAGCAAATGAAGATAGGAGAAGTTTCAAATCCTTTTGAAAGTTACAGTATGAAAGGAAAACCTGAAATCAAAATCATTAAGTTAGTAAATAAGACAGAACCGCATATTGCAAGTTTTGAAACTGATTATCAATTAATAAGTGATATGGCAAAAGAGAAAAAGAAAGAAGAAATTGTCAGTAAATGGATACAAAAGAGCCAAAAGTCAACTTACTTTATGATTGATGTTGAATATCACGATTGCAAATTTAAATATAAAGGATGGCTGTCTGTTCAATAA